Proteins co-encoded in one Setaria viridis chromosome 9, Setaria_viridis_v4.0, whole genome shotgun sequence genomic window:
- the LOC117836622 gene encoding uncharacterized protein, with protein MGGSLVSMLRWPPDLGLPSLAALLPSPPAHLRLRVQEWWQWQCWSPEQLGAAAARRWPELVRDVPLLVDSALWGVVTAVESVALVSMMCCFFLCCGCTL; from the coding sequence ATGGGGGGAAGCCTGGTGTCCATGCTCCGGTGGCCGCCGGACCTGGGCCTGCCCAGCCTGGCCGCGCTGctcccctcgccgcccgcgcaccTCCGGCTCCGGGTCCAGGAgtggtggcagtggcagtgtTGGAGCCCCGAGCAgctcggagcggcggcggcgcggcggtggcccgAGCTGGTGCGGGACGTGCCGCTCCTGGTGGACTCCGCGCTCTGGGGCGTCGTCACGGCCGTCGAGTCCGTCGCGCTCGTCTCCATGATGTGCTGCTTCTTCCTCTGCTGCGGCTGCACGCTCTGA
- the LOC117840096 gene encoding uncharacterized protein produces MSAPPLLKPPATAAAVSPRTAAAPRATGLRSACARPTRRLQCSAPAAVAGGSAEMDDSAPGWAERSLEELGSLPDNDTFCLMALSPLDGRYGRFIRDLMPFFSEFGLIRYRVLIEVKWLLKLSQIPEITEVPPFSEEAQLFLNGIIQDFCIDDAKVVKKIEKTTNHDVKAVEYFLKQRCSSNPEIAKVSEFFHFGCTSEDINNLSHALALKEGVNEVMFPTMINICKALCSLATQNSAYPMLSRTHGQPASPTTVGKEMANFVARLSDIGKSFSEVNILGKFAGAVGNYNAHVVAYPEVDWPKVAEEFVRSLGLQFNSYVTQIEPHDYISKLFNLFSQFNNVLIDFDRDMWSYISLGYFKQVPKAGEVGSSTMPHKINPIDFENSEGNLFLANGTLSAISMKLAISRMQRDLTDSTVLRNLGVGLGHSLLAYKATMRGISKVQVNESRLAEDLEQTWEVLAEPIQTVMRRYGIPEPYEKLKELTRGQAVTKDSMQQFIDGLDIPEEVRSKLSKLTPHSYTGLAEDLAKNIEKFVDLESGFMIK; encoded by the exons ATGTCGGCGCCGCCGTTGCTCAAGCCCCCGgcaaccgccgccgcggtctctccccgcacggccgccgccccgagGGCCACCGGGCTCCGCAGCGCCTGTGCCCGCCCGACGCGGCGCCTTCAGTGCTCAGCccccgctgccgtcgccggagGTTCCGCCGAG ATGGACGATTCTGCCCCGGGCTGGGCGGAGAGGTCGCTGGAGGAGCTGGGCAGCTTGCCGGACAACGATACGTTCTGCCTGATGGCGCTGTCGCCGCTGGATGGGCGGTATGGTCGCTTCATCAGGGACCTGATGCCCTTCTTCAGCGAGTTCGGACTCATCAGATACCGTGTTCTGATCGAG GTCAAGTGGCTACTGAAACTTTCTCAAATTCCTGAGATCACTGAGGTGCCTCCTTTCAGTGAGGAGGCCCAGCTCTTCTTGAATGGGATTATCCAGGATTTTTGCATTGATGATGCGAAGGTAGTAAAGAAAATCGAGAAAACAACCAACCATGATGTGAAAGCTGTTGAGTACTTTCTGAAGCAGAGATGCAGCTCAAATCCAGAGATTGCAAAG GTATCGGAGTTCTTCCATTTTGGATGTACCTCTGAAGATATCAACAATCTGTCACATGCATTGGCTCTGAAAGAGGGGGTAAATGAAGTTATGTTCCCTACCATGATCAACATATGCAAAGCATTGTGTTCCTTGGCAACACAAAATTCAGCCTACCCAATGTTGTCCCGAACTCATGGGCAG CCAGCATCACCAACAACGGTGGGAAAGGAGATGGCAAACTTTGTAGCCAGGTTATCTGATATAGGGAAGAGTTTTTCAGAGGTGAACATACTAGGGAAATTTGCTGGCGCTGTTGGTAATTACAATGCTCATGTGGTTGCATATCCAGAAGTTGACTGGCCTAAGGTGGCAGAAGAGTTTGTTAGATCCTTGGGTTTGCAGTTTAACTCCTATGTTACCCAG ATTGAGCCACATGACTACATATCAAAGCTTTTCAATCTGTTCTCCCAGTTCAACAATGTGTTGATTGATTTTGACAGAGATATGTGGTCCTATATATCACTAGGCTACTTCAAGCAG GTACCAAAAGCTGGTGAAGTTGGTTCTTCCACTATGCCTCATAAAATCAATCCCATTGACTTTGAAAACAGTGAGGGCAATTTATTTTTGGCAAATGGTACTTTATCTGCTATAAGCATGAAGTTGGCGATATCTAGGATGCAG CGCGATCTGACAGACTCAACCGTTTTGAGAAACTTGGGTGTGGGATTAGGTCATTCTCTATTGGCTTACAAAGCTACAATGCGTGGAATCAGCAAAGTTCAG GTGAATGAATCACGTTTAGCTGAAGACCTGGAGCAAACTTGGGAGGTCCTCGCTGAGCCAATACAGACA GTGATGCGGAGATATGGGATACCTGAACCTTATGAGAAGCTGAAGGAACTGACTAGAGGACAAGCTGTCACCAAGGATAGCATGCAGCAGTTCATTGATGGTCTAGACATACCAGAGGAGGTTCGATCAAAACTTTCGAAGCTAACACCGCATTCTTATACTGGACTAGCAGAGGATTTGGCCAAAAACATCGAGAAGTTTGTTGATCTAGAATCTGGATTCATGATCAAGTGA
- the LOC117839494 gene encoding nuclear poly(A) polymerase 3 isoform X2, with amino-acid sequence MALDLAVAGSAARKAEVQTLAPVLLMGPPPPPPIPPTSGMYLPGPPPPGVLLPRPIPMPLTREVMVHMDECRSRSLLKFISDAAIVPSLEDEQRRERVVHELGKIVMDWAKRVAYEQGKQHWITSAAVLTFGSYALGAYGPESDIDVLCVGPYIASLQHHFFVVLRHMLEGRPEVSELHSIEGAKVPLMRFKFNGILVDFPYVQLPVINAAEKFQYLLRCLKLWARKRGLHCHLLGFFAGIHLAILAAYVCRRHPNASINSLLSLFFEIFVHWPWPLPVSLLEPPALCRGADGCSLMPIMLPCIPQEFCSSSTTESTFSKIKEELRRGYALTKDTRTTDFDWSWLFAPFPYGARYKCFLRIVLSAPMAEELRDWVGWVKSRFRNLILKLESLGVFCDPDPSEQVDHTINEPNVVFFWGLMYRRSIQICSSSLKEDFMKSVFNNIYGKEKCAHSDITMSIVGPPQLPKSVFDHSVYSEKLPPHMMAHQLMKQSYNAVS; translated from the exons ATGGCGCTCGACCTCGCCGTCGCGGGCTCGGCGGCCCGCAAGGCCGAGGTCCAAACCCTAGCACCCGTGCTGCTTATgggcccgccgcctccaccgccgatcCCGCCGACGTCGGGGATGTACCTCCCGGGCCCCCCGCCCCCGGGGGTGCTCCTGCCGCGCCCGATCCCCATGCCGCTCACTCGCGAGGTCATGGTGCACATGGACGAGTGCCGGAGCCGCTCCCTCCTCAAG TTCATTTCCGACGCGGCGATTGTGCCTTCGCTGGAGGACGAGCAGAGGAGGGAGCGGGTGGTACACGAACTCGGCAAG ATAGTGATGGATTGGGCAAAGAGGGTGGCGTACGAGCAGGGGAAACAGCACTGGATAACATCAGCTGCGGTGTTGACCTTTGGCTCCTATGCCTTGGGG GCATATGGACCTGAATCTGATATAGATGTTCTCTGTGTCGGCCCCTATATTGCATCACTGCAA CATCATTTTTTTGTTGTCCTGCGACACATGCTTGAAGGGAGGCCAGAAGTATCAGAATTGCATTCAATCGAAGGAGCTAAGGTTCCATTGATGCGTTTTAAATTCAACGGAATTTTAGTCGATTTTCCTTATGTCCAACTCCCAGTGATCAATGCTGCAGAG AAGTTTCAATATCTGCTGCGGTGTCTTAAACTATGGGCAAGAAAAAGAGGACTTCATTGCCAT CTACTTGGATTCTTCGCTGGAATCCATTTGGCGATTCTTGCTGCATATGTTTGTCGCAGACATCCAAATGCTAGTATAAATAGTCTGCTGTCTTTGTTCTTTGAAATTTTTGTTCATTGGCCTTGGCCTCTCCCAGTGAGTTTGCTTGAACCGCCAGCTCTTTGTCGGGGTGCTGATGGGTGCTCTCTCATGCCCATAATGTTGCCCTGTATTCCACAAGAATTTTGCTCCTCTAGTACGACAGAAAGTACTTTCAGCAAAATCAAAGAAGAACTTCGGCGTGGTTATGCTTTGACCAAG GATACCAGAACTACTGATTTTGACTGGAGTTGGCTCTTTGCACCGTTTCCATATGGTGCAAGATACAAATGCTTTCTCCGCATAGTTCTCTCTGCTCCGATGGCTGAAGAATTACGTGACTGGGTTGGATGGGTGAAATCACGATTCCGCAACCTTATTCTCAAG CTGGAGAGTCTTGGTGTTTTCTGCGACCCAGATCCATCGGAGCAAGTTGATCATACCATCAATGAGCCAAATGTTGTATTCTTCTGGGGTCTCATGTacagaaggagtattcaaataTGCTCAAGTTCTCTCAAAGAAGACTTCATGAAAAGTGTATTTAATAACATCTATGGAAAGGAAAAATGTGCCCATTCAGATATCACAATGTCCATTGTTGGGCCTCCCCAGCTGCCTAAAAGTGTTTTCGATCACTCAGTTTACTCAGAGAAGCTGCCACCACATATGATGGCGCACCAACTAATGAAGCAGAGCTACAATGCAGTCAGCTAG
- the LOC117839494 gene encoding nuclear poly(A) polymerase 3 isoform X1 yields MALDLAVAGSAARKAEVQTLAPVLLMGPPPPPPIPPTSGMYLPGPPPPGVLLPRPIPMPLTREVMVHMDECRSRSLLKFISDAAIVPSLEDEQRRERVVHELGKIVMDWAKRVAYEQGKQHWITSAAVLTFGSYALGAYGPESDIDVLCVGPYIASLQHHFFVVLRHMLEGRPEVSELHSIEGAKVPLMRFKFNGILVDFPYVQLPVINAAEAIHAFDPRVLENVDGASWKCLSGVRVNRQIIQLVPNMKKFQYLLRCLKLWARKRGLHCHLLGFFAGIHLAILAAYVCRRHPNASINSLLSLFFEIFVHWPWPLPVSLLEPPALCRGADGCSLMPIMLPCIPQEFCSSSTTESTFSKIKEELRRGYALTKDTRTTDFDWSWLFAPFPYGARYKCFLRIVLSAPMAEELRDWVGWVKSRFRNLILKLESLGVFCDPDPSEQVDHTINEPNVVFFWGLMYRRSIQICSSSLKEDFMKSVFNNIYGKEKCAHSDITMSIVGPPQLPKSVFDHSVYSEKLPPHMMAHQLMKQSYNAVS; encoded by the exons ATGGCGCTCGACCTCGCCGTCGCGGGCTCGGCGGCCCGCAAGGCCGAGGTCCAAACCCTAGCACCCGTGCTGCTTATgggcccgccgcctccaccgccgatcCCGCCGACGTCGGGGATGTACCTCCCGGGCCCCCCGCCCCCGGGGGTGCTCCTGCCGCGCCCGATCCCCATGCCGCTCACTCGCGAGGTCATGGTGCACATGGACGAGTGCCGGAGCCGCTCCCTCCTCAAG TTCATTTCCGACGCGGCGATTGTGCCTTCGCTGGAGGACGAGCAGAGGAGGGAGCGGGTGGTACACGAACTCGGCAAG ATAGTGATGGATTGGGCAAAGAGGGTGGCGTACGAGCAGGGGAAACAGCACTGGATAACATCAGCTGCGGTGTTGACCTTTGGCTCCTATGCCTTGGGG GCATATGGACCTGAATCTGATATAGATGTTCTCTGTGTCGGCCCCTATATTGCATCACTGCAA CATCATTTTTTTGTTGTCCTGCGACACATGCTTGAAGGGAGGCCAGAAGTATCAGAATTGCATTCAATCGAAGGAGCTAAGGTTCCATTGATGCGTTTTAAATTCAACGGAATTTTAGTCGATTTTCCTTATGTCCAACTCCCAGTGATCAATGCTGCAGAG GCTATTCATGCATTTGATCCCCGTGTGCTAGAGAATGTTGATGGGGCAAGCTGGAAATGTCTATCTGGAGTTCGTGTTAATAGACAAATCATTCAATTGGTTCCTAATATGAAG AAGTTTCAATATCTGCTGCGGTGTCTTAAACTATGGGCAAGAAAAAGAGGACTTCATTGCCAT CTACTTGGATTCTTCGCTGGAATCCATTTGGCGATTCTTGCTGCATATGTTTGTCGCAGACATCCAAATGCTAGTATAAATAGTCTGCTGTCTTTGTTCTTTGAAATTTTTGTTCATTGGCCTTGGCCTCTCCCAGTGAGTTTGCTTGAACCGCCAGCTCTTTGTCGGGGTGCTGATGGGTGCTCTCTCATGCCCATAATGTTGCCCTGTATTCCACAAGAATTTTGCTCCTCTAGTACGACAGAAAGTACTTTCAGCAAAATCAAAGAAGAACTTCGGCGTGGTTATGCTTTGACCAAG GATACCAGAACTACTGATTTTGACTGGAGTTGGCTCTTTGCACCGTTTCCATATGGTGCAAGATACAAATGCTTTCTCCGCATAGTTCTCTCTGCTCCGATGGCTGAAGAATTACGTGACTGGGTTGGATGGGTGAAATCACGATTCCGCAACCTTATTCTCAAG CTGGAGAGTCTTGGTGTTTTCTGCGACCCAGATCCATCGGAGCAAGTTGATCATACCATCAATGAGCCAAATGTTGTATTCTTCTGGGGTCTCATGTacagaaggagtattcaaataTGCTCAAGTTCTCTCAAAGAAGACTTCATGAAAAGTGTATTTAATAACATCTATGGAAAGGAAAAATGTGCCCATTCAGATATCACAATGTCCATTGTTGGGCCTCCCCAGCTGCCTAAAAGTGTTTTCGATCACTCAGTTTACTCAGAGAAGCTGCCACCACATATGATGGCGCACCAACTAATGAAGCAGAGCTACAATGCAGTCAGCTAG